TGATTTTGTCTCACAAGAGTTGAGAGCAGCCGAAGACCCTGAGTTTGAAACTTTCTACACCAAAAACATCCTGCTCAACGAAGGTCTAAGAGCATGGATGGCAACTCAAGACCAACCACATCAAAACTTTGAATTCCCAGAAGAAGTATTACCTCGTGGTAACGCGCTGTAATTAATAGAAGCGAAGTTATTTAAATAAAAATAAGTCCCTCAACTTGAGGGGCTTATTTTTATAGCTTAAAGGCTTGTAAAAAATTAAGTCTGAGTGATGAGATTTAATCTATTAAGCCAAGTCGATCATAACAATAAGCAAACTAGACTGTCATTTTTAGCTGCTCCACGATAGGCTAGAAGATAAGATTTTGATATTTAATTATTTTTGATTTCCTCAGGTAAGGGTTAAGCCGAAAAATCAATGGTAAAATTTTTCACTCTAAAAAATTGCCAAATAAATGCTTGATAGATTCCTGAGACTTTTAGCTGATTTTTATTAACTTTGTTTAAAAATTATCGTTGAGCGATAACCTGAGTATATGCCTTTCGCTAAAAGCTTTTTTACACCAAGACCAGATTAGTACAGGATAATAATTAGTTGTGCCAAAGCCAAAAGCCGGCATTGTTTATAACGATATTAAGCTAGTAGCTTGTAAAGTTGCATCAAATATAGAGGAGAAACTTACTGCTTCTGGCTGGGATGTGCGTATGACTACAGGAGTTGGAGGAATACTCGAATATCCAACTCCAGGTAGTCCTATTTGCCATACAAAAATTGAGCAGTTAACGCCACCTAACTTCGATCGAGACATAAAGTTTGCGGTTGTCTTGGGTGGAGACGGTACGGTGCTATCAGCCTTTAGACAGCTAGCTCCCTACCATATTCCTTTGTTGACCATCAATACAGGTCATATGGGCTTTTTAACGGAAACTTATTTAAGCCATTTAAGTGAAGCCATAGAAAAGTTGATCGCCCAAGACTATAAAATAGAAGAACGTTCAATGTTGGCGGTTAGGGTGTTTCGTAATGATGCTCTTTTATGGGAAGCACTAAGCCTTAATGAAATGGTCTTGCATCGAGAGCCGTTAACTAGTATGTGTCATTTTGAAGTAAAGATTGGTGAACACGCTCCCGTAGATGTGGCAGCGGACGGTATTATCATTTCAACTCCAACAGGGTCTACGGCTTATTCGTTGAGTGCGGGAGGTCCGGTGGTGACGCCAGAAGTTCCCGTATTGCAGCTTGCGCCAATTTGCCCCCATTCTCTAGCTTCTCGGTCTTTGGTATTTAGCGATCGCGAACCCGTTAAAATTTTTCCCGCTACGCGTAATCGCATGGTAATGGTAGTAGATGGCAATGGTGGATGCTATATTTTGCCAGATGACCATATCCAAGTCGAAAAATCAGTTTATCCAGCTCGTTTTATTCGTCTGCGATCGCCTGAATTTTTCCGTATTCTCAGGGAAAAGCTCGGCTGGGGACTACCTCACATCGCTAAGCCAACTTCGGTTGAGCTACCTTAAAGTAAGCGTTATTTAAGTATTGCCCTAGGGTTTAATCGTTTTGATGAATACCAAATCTAGCACAGCTAATTCGCCGATTCTCTTACTTACCGATCGCACTTTTGCCCAACAAGCGAGTATAGACTTACAAACTCTGGGCTATTTACCTGTTGTCGAAAAAGCTCAAAGAGGATGGCTTAAGTTAAGCAGTCATCAAGCAGCTATGGTAATTGTCGATCGCGCTTTTACAGGTAAATTTGGCTTTGATTTATGTCGTCAGTTACGTAATGCAGGCGATCGTACCCCAATATTAATGTTGGTAGAACAAGAAACCGTAGCCGAGAGAGTTGCTTGCTTAGAAGCAGGGGCAGACGATTATTTATTAAAACCCTATCAAAGAGAAAAATTACTAGAGCAAATTAAACTATATCTTCAGCCAGAAATTGGCATTTCTGAACAGCTTAGATTTGGCGAATTAATTCTCGATTTAAGTACTCGCCAAGTGATTAGACAAGAGCAAATTATTGACTTA
This genomic stretch from Coleofasciculaceae cyanobacterium harbors:
- a CDS encoding photosystem II protein D2, with translation DFVSQELRAAEDPEFETFYTKNILLNEGLRAWMATQDQPHQNFEFPEEVLPRGNAL
- a CDS encoding NAD(+) kinase; amino-acid sequence: MPKPKAGIVYNDIKLVACKVASNIEEKLTASGWDVRMTTGVGGILEYPTPGSPICHTKIEQLTPPNFDRDIKFAVVLGGDGTVLSAFRQLAPYHIPLLTINTGHMGFLTETYLSHLSEAIEKLIAQDYKIEERSMLAVRVFRNDALLWEALSLNEMVLHREPLTSMCHFEVKIGEHAPVDVAADGIIISTPTGSTAYSLSAGGPVVTPEVPVLQLAPICPHSLASRSLVFSDREPVKIFPATRNRMVMVVDGNGGCYILPDDHIQVEKSVYPARFIRLRSPEFFRILREKLGWGLPHIAKPTSVELP
- a CDS encoding response regulator transcription factor codes for the protein MNTKSSTANSPILLLTDRTFAQQASIDLQTLGYLPVVEKAQRGWLKLSSHQAAMVIVDRAFTGKFGFDLCRQLRNAGDRTPILMLVEQETVAERVACLEAGADDYLLKPYQREKLLEQIKLYLQPEIGISEQLRFGELILDLSTRQVIRQEQIIDLTMKEFELLKYLMSNPQQVMTREEIIENVWGYDYRGESNVIEVYIRYLRLKIESQNHKRLIQTVRGIGYVLREA